The Lucilia cuprina isolate Lc7/37 chromosome 5, ASM2204524v1, whole genome shotgun sequence genome includes a window with the following:
- the LOC111680698 gene encoding hippocampus abundant transcript 1 protein isoform X3 has translation MPKIYMKKPLTNMVIRNRNTIKDVVITSSGIGEPSVHHALVVIFLEFFAWGLLTMPVISVLNQTFPEHTFLMNGLVMGIKGILSFLSAPLIGALSDIWGRKFFLLITVFFTCAPIPLMTINTWWFFAMISISGIFAVTFSVVFAYVADVTTVEERSRAYGLVSATFAASLVISPALGAALMEKYSDTLVVALATAIAVLDVFFILVAVPESLPDKVRGSSWGAPINWEQADPFAALRKVGTDHTILMQCVTVLLSYLPEAGQYSCIFVYLKLKMGFNTMEVAIFIAVVGILSISVQVTLGYLMRRVGAKRTIVLGLILEMTQLFWYGFGSQKWMMWAAGILAALGSITYPAISAFVSIHSTADSQGAVQGMVTGMRGLCNGLGPAMFGVIFYLFNVDLNNEKSLQENVENDSWFQFPGPPFVFGGFMVILAILVALFIPEVHGDMNFIRTPNEKKRASVDVQYEVEGGIKPTSPLMRSNSLAQL, from the exons AGTTCCGGCATAGGAGAACCAAGTGTACATCATGCTTTGGTTGTGAtctttttagagttttttgccTGGGGTTTGCTAACAATGCCAGTTATATCG gtATTAAATCAAACCTTTCCCGAACACACATTCCTAATGAATGGTCTAGTCATGGGAATTAAGGGTATACTATCATTCCTAAGTGCACCGCTGATTGGTGCTCTGTCAGATATTTGGGGTCGCAAGTTTTTCTTGTTAATAACAGTATTTTTCACATGTGCTCCCATACCTTTAATGACAATAAACACATGGTGGTTTTTCGCAATGATCTCAATAAGTGGCATATTTGCTGTCACATTTTCAGTTGTATTTGCTTATGTGGCAGATGTGACAACAGTAGAAGAACGATCACGTGCTTATGGTTTAGTTTCGGCAACATTTGCCGCCAGTTTG GTAATCTCTCCTGCTCTTGGTGCTGCACTAATGGAAAAGTACAGTGATACATTAGTCGTTGCTTTAGCTACAGCAATCGCTGTATTGgatgttttctttatattagtaGCAGTTCCTGAAAGTTTACCGGATAAAGTGAGGGGCTCTTCTTGGGGTGCTCCCATTAATTGGGAGCAAGCAGATCCTTTTGCT GCTTTACGCAAAGTTGGTACAGATCATACCATTCTAATGCAATGTGTTACCGTATTGCTATCGTATCTACCAGAGGCTGGACAATATTCATGTATATTtgtctatttaaaattaaaaatgggcTTTAATACAATGGAAGTGGCTATTTTCATTGCTGTAGTTGGTATACTAAGTATTAGTGTTCAAGTAACTTTAGGTTATTTAATGCG GAGGGTTGGAGCTAAACGCACTATTGTTTTGGGTCTTATATTGGAAATGACACAACTATTTTGGTATGGTTTTGGCAGTCAAAAGTG gATGATGTGGGCTGCCGGTATATTGGCTGCTTTAGGTTCGATAACATATCCAGCTATTAGTGCATTTGTCTCCATACACTCAACGGCAGATAGTCAAG GTGCCGTTCAAGGTATGGTCACTGGCATGCGTGGACTATGCAATGGCTTAGGCCCGGCTATGTTTggtgttatattttatttattcaatgtTGATTTGAATAATGAAAAATCACTACAAGAGAATGTTGAAAATGATAGCTGGTTTCAATTTCCGGGACCGCCTTTTGTCTTTGGTGGTTTTATGGTCATACTTGCCATACTTGTAGCACTGTTTATACCAGAAGTTCATGGTGATATGAATTTTATACGTACTCCTAATGAAAAAAAAC GGGCTTCAGTAGATGTACAATATGAAGTTGAAGGTGGTATAAAACCAACAAGCCCTTTAATGCGTTCAAATTCATTGGCGCAGCTGTAG